GGATATAAATATGGGTTGCTAGAGTTttggaatgcctctggcttttcAGGACATTATTTATTATCTATGCGGGCACCTTTATtatactgagaacctctagttctcattccatacatatattgttgtttttcagatgcaagatGCGAGGCACCTCGTTGAGCATGCTGGAGACTCTGCTGAAGCGAAGATCTACTTTGGGGCTTTGTGTTTTGTActttgtatatgtatatatatgtatataggttctccactttgtataaatttgtattttgtccctcctagaggttgacttggagaaataagattttattttgtcttttgaaAAATATGTTGGGTTGTATAGGTGTATATATATACTTTGGCCAAACTTTGCTTCGCAAGTCGACTCTGGAGCTTGATATATGTTTCTTTGGAACTCTATTGTCGCATGTATATTTTCCCTTTTCGAGCGCTGTTATCTATCCCTTTTATGCTTATCCGTTTCGAGTATGATATGACCTTGAATTTTGTTTtacccaatttttttttcaagactTCTAGTTAAAACTCCTTTTTCATATATGCCTATGTACGCATTTTTACTTTTAGAAGTCGTAATACTCCACCACCTCTAAAGGTGGTATAAAGGTTGCAAAATGTGTATGCACTCATTGAAGAAAGATGAAAATTCACACTACGGCATGTCTTGTGACATTTATCCTAATACCTATATTCATTTAGTGTGGATGATTAGGATGATTAATCTATGAATCTATTTCTGTTATCTCATAGATTTTGTGTACATCATCGTGTATCCAATGACACGGACACTGCCTTTAGTATATGATAAGGAATGCACTAGGTTCCTTGGCACATTTGCATCTAATCTTAGAGCTGCTTAGTTATCTAGggtatatttttaattatagaaTGATATCATAAATAGGACCTTTAATACATATGGTAATGTTTCCTTGGATTATTATGAAGGGTTGCACAAAAGATGAAATGCCACCCGAGGTAAACTCTTTCAAAGGAAATAAGTTCTTATTCAAAGTATCTGTTAAGTTGGAGGATATGAATGCATTCCAATCATGCAAGATTGTTGTGCTGAAGTTAATTGaggaaaaaaaaattactttctgCATTTCTTCTAAACATAAGATTTATGATGTATGACTCTGCTTCCTACTACtatcatttatgtattttttttttaagtaattcATTTTGCgttttattttttctaaacaCTATTAACAGAAAATTTTGATTATTGAAAACTTTGAGCTTCTTAGCTTCTAGACAAACTCAATTGACAATACTAAGGTATATATTAGGGATTCAACTACTTGAGTGTTAGTCTATCACATCAATAAACGAGTTTGCACTAAACCATATTATTAAGAGAGTTTTCATGTTTACAGGAGACAAGCACACAGTCATGTGAGATAATTACTTTGGATGGAGATGATTCATTTGTCACGCCTCAGAGGCCTCTGATATTGGGTGGGTGGATACGTAAATTGCTAAATGTATTTTCTGAAGTTGAAAACTCCTCAACAAATTCAAGGAAGACTGTTGACGAATCTTCTCCAACAAACCAAGTTGAAAAGAGTATCCAAATAGTTGCTGCTAAATTGGGCAAGGAGCATGAAGATTAGTGGTGGCTGAAATATTATATCCATCATTGATACTTTGTCCTTTTTTTCTTGTTTCACTAATTGACGGATATGCAGTTTGTTTTGTGTTCGTTTATTTGTGTTTAAAGTCTCATAAGGCCCCAGTGGTCATTTATATGGAGTATGTATTCTTTTTTTCAAAGTATCATGCAATACATTTATCGTGTTTGGTTATTATAAGGAAGTAAGATTATTTATCAGTTGTATATCAGACAAAAGAGGAGGGAAAATGGTTCATTTGCGAAGACTGAATTTGATCATTATATAAAGGAAGATGTTCATCCTTTAAGTGCTGACTTTGATATTTTAGCTGTGGGACTAGGTTTTCAATCCTTTAAAGAATTGCATGAAATATAGTTGTCATCCCTTTGTCTACAGTTGCTTTTGAGTCTTCTTTTAGTACAAGTGATCGGGTAATTACTCCTCATCGTGGTAGTCTTAATGAAGATATCGTGAAAGTTTATGTGTAATCAAAATTGGTTGCATGCAACATATCGTCAAAGATGTTATTTATGgtttaactttttttatttgtttatgttaatgttaaatttatatatagattgattaataaatttattattttttatttttaggtgGAAAAACCTTATTAGTGATGGTATTGTTGCAACAAATGGAATGCTCATAGACTTATAATAGTTTTATTTGTGTGtgttattaatttaaataaagacTTTTATGTATAATTGAATATTTGATAATTATGTTGTTTATGAAATAATTGTGTTGTTTGTGGAATAATTGTATTCTCtgtattgaatttttaatttacaTACTTATCAggttatataattatataatggCAACTTTTTGCTAATAATTATATAATGGCAACTTTTTGCTAACCCACAGATAGGATTGGATACCCGTAAATTGAAAACAGATAGagttaaaattaatatattcttAACCCGTAAATAAAGTTAAAATTGAGTCCAAACTTTACTCTACCTTTCCTATTATCACCCTTATAATTCAAACATTGGAAAAGACTAAACAGAAAACCATATTTGGAAAAATAGATGATATTATTcattttatgtattatttttaattattcttctttAAGTAAAATGACAATTAGATCGTCAAGAATTTTGATTTCTAACTAATTAGTCCTTGAAAAAGTGAAATCCTCTTGAAATGAGATtaattttcatgcttctttttcaCCAATAACGCAATGGTCAATGATTTTCTTAACCACTTCAATCCACCATCGCTTTGATAAATCAAAATAATCTCAAGACGAAGTTTGTTCCTAAGCACTCCCCAAAATAGTCGTAAATTACATCTAATAATTTCACTGTTCAAGATATCAAAAAAATATCAACAGCACTACATATTTTCCTATCACAAAACTGTTAATTAGGTCATGTCTCAAGCCATGTCAAGGATCCCAGTATCAAAAACTTGCTTGGAAGATCTCCAGCGGATGGTGCAAGGTAAGTTATCTTCTTTCTGCAATGTACATTTCATGTTAGAAATGCAGACATTCTTCATAACAAGTGTAGTGCGGTGAAATGGATAAAGAAAATCTAAAGATACAAACCTCTGAATGTCAACATCTGTTACGTAGATAAAGCCAGCAACGTTGCTGCACCAAAGAGAAAATGGTTACAGAAGTCTGCTACTGTGACACCATAATTGGATCAACAAACACGATTATTGGGTTCTTAAAAAGATTATAAAAGGTTACTAAGACACCAATGATTACTTATCAAAACCTAACCatccaaaatatatttttgtttaccTTGAAATGATCTCTTCAGGTTCCTTGGCAAATGAGACTGCAAGGACCATGTGGAGCAAATCACGGTTTATATTCACAGGAACAACTCTTGTTGGGTCAGCAACAGGTTCTGCTCCAATTGGCAAGGCTGAGCGAGGAGCCTGTGGCCCACCACCAATCCGATAGACGCACAAGTCACTAAAATTAGCAATATTAGAATGTGGAGAGAGATCATTAAGAAGGCCATAGAAGTACTCCTGCATCAAAATCAGATAGGCAACAGTATACATTAGAATTCCCAAAAAAGTTGTTGTAGGATGATTCAATAATGTAGACAAGTTGAAGTTCCAGGATGATTCACTAATTACCCCAAGTCCCTAATTCAGCAATTTTGAGAACATGCAGTCCCTAATTCCCCAATCACTCAAAGTATTGTTTCACTTGCATAAGTTATATAGGAATGCACAAGCCATTATTTGGTATCATTATGAAACCAGTTTTTGTTACCCAATTTTGAACATCCTTTGTCCAATTTATTCTCAGCACAAAAATAGCCAATAAATTCAATCCTCTCATTGATGTCTGGCTACATTTGCAGTAAAGGATGGATTTGGGCTACAAGAATAACAATACCCCCTTATACTAACAACTAAATATTAATTAGTTCAGCATAATAGGTGCCAACAAAGAACAGACAATATTCAAATAGTTTAAACTGAAATGCTCTCAAacagaaaaaattataaaaggaaAAGAGCAACATATGTTTAATGCAAGCAAAAGTATCATACTCTTATCCTAAAACTTCTGGCCTTCTGGCGGACCTTCACATTCCTGGATACAACTCCACCAGACCTTTGAAGTTTCACAACATCAACTTTGGGCTCTCCCTTCAGGACATCTCTGAGCATGCTGTACAGTTTTTCCTATATGAAATCAAATGAAAAGCTTGAATGAGACACCAATCCATCCCAGAAGAAATCTATTAGTGAAAGAAATGTAAATGTGTGAACCCACACCCATCTCCTGTGTATAAGCAGGTACAATATTTGAGAATCAATTATTATTTTGGGGACAATCATCAAAAGAACTGGCTATCACCGCACAGCTTATTCAGAAGGCACTATGATGCCTATTGGATAAAGATAAGGTAGGTTTCTACCTGACCCAAAACTAAGACAACATTAGCCTTAAGTGTACGAGTTGCATGCAATAGCAACTTCAAGAAAAACCCAAAAACAAATGAGAAAGAGAGACAATTACAATTTAGATCTTTTTAATCAGAACTAGAAGTGTATTCTATATTTGAAAGGCATCCAATTTAACAATAACATCAAGTTCGAAGGTTAATTACATCATAGCCTACTCCCTCTATCCACCCCATGGTATTTATCACCATGCCCGAAGCACGAGATTCGGCATTTCCAGCAAATTGTCTCTCTAGCATCCCCCCAAGTTCCTTGACTAGCACTTTATACAATTCTACATTGTTACTGTCAAAACCAAATAATGTGAATTGCAATTGGATTCTCATGTCCTTCATGTGTATCAACAACTTCCATTCTCTTAAATGTTCAATTAAACAGAGGATATAAAAGTACAGCAGAAATTACCTTGGAGTTGTATGGCCAAAAAAGTAAACAAGAGGCATCTCAAGAGTAATTCCTTCAACAGGGTCAATGGGCATTTCAATTGGAGTAGCAGCAATGCATCCAGGAATCGTTATAGATCCCTGTCCAATATCCAAGTCAACGAAGGTAGGCTTCGAACCCTGCTTAGCCGCCCAGCTAAGAAGCATCCTCGACAAGGTACTCTTTCCGGAGTCAGTAGGTCCTACAACAATCACTCTAGGCCCCTGGACAACCAAACCAGTTAATGAAATTCACACACACATACAAACAAAGCTTTTTCATGACTCTTTATAATTCGTTCAGCATGatttatacataaaaataaaacctTTAGCATGAAAATGGATGACAAAGTCACACCTGAGAAGATTCAGAATCGCCCGAGGATGAAGCTTTAGCACGAGTTCTTCTGGCTTCTAATATAGCATGCACGTTAACATAGCTTACCATTGGTGTCTACAATCATACAATCAAACATAGTCACATTTTCCCTATACAATTCAACCAAATCAAAGATTATAGTAGTAAAGCAGGTTTATCACTTTACCTCATCAGCAGTATAATCAGTTTCGGTAGTACCTTCCATTTCAATGGTAGCACCATACCAAGTAAAAACctaaatgaaaaatcaaagacaagtaagagcaataacaataacaataacaacgaTGAAAATGGAAGAATAGCAGAATATGAATTTGCATACAGCGAATTTGAGTCGGGGAGGGAAATTGAGCCAAATTTCGGGTGCAAGCTCAGTGCCGAAAATCTCGGCGTTTCCATTGAGAAGACGAAGGCGAAGAGGAGCATCGTTTCCAACCTCAATCCGGAGCTCGCTTTCTTTCTCCAATTTCACCTGCTGCTTCACCCCTGAGCTCGATGCACCGCCACTGTGCGCCATCGCCATCGATACGCTATCACAATTCCCAATTCAGAAATAGAATTCAATTTCACCATTTATATCAAACGATACAACTCAAATATCCAGTAACAAAAAGAAACTCAAGGGTTTTTGCTTCATCAATTATTCGCTCACTCTTCTCCAAGTCCCTATCACTTTTTTGAAACTCTTAACATTACGAGCGTTGGCAAAGACTAGAGAGAAGACCATGTTTGGAAAAATAGAAGatattattattcatttttttgtgtattttttttaattattcttcttCGAGTAAAATGACAACTAGATCTTCAAGAATTTTAATTTCGGACTAATTAGaccttgaagaaaaaaaaaagaccaaTTAGATCCTCTATGATAGCAAACAGTGGACATGTATATCCTTCCATCAATAATTAGTGCGAAACGAAACGAAGTTGTCCATGTATTTTGTTATATAATAgtgtgtgttttgttgttgcCACATGAGCATAGAAACGACATAGTTTTAGACGGTGAAATATTTATTATCCTTTGAGTTTCTATATAATCGTTATCAACTACTTTCTATTTACTACGAATCTTACCAAAATATGTAAAGTTTCGCTCCAAAATTATTACCTATGTGACTACCTTTTATAAATAGACATGTCATATTAGTTAACGGAGCACCACCGTTAAATTTTACATGATGAATTGATAGGACATAAGGTGTCCATTCTTTGCTATCATGGAGAATCaaattgctaattttttttttcttcaagcgCTAATTAGTTCGAGGTCGAAATTTTCAAGAACCTAATTGCATAGTTGCCAGAACTGAACTGATCATCAAACCAAATCAAACCGTTCAAACTACTGAATCACTGGTTTAACCGGTGGATCATTAGTTTAACCGATTGACTTGGTCCCACgtagataaaaaatataaaataattaaaaacttaaatttaaaatttgaaatacatgACTTTAGCAACAAATTCAACTGATGATTTTAATCAACAAAAAAATTAGCTCCGTGATATTTTCAGCAACAAATCCTAGTTCAGTCACAATTtaccatagttgtcagaaccgctCCGGTCAGATTGCTGGGTCATTAGGTTTCTGGTTCAACTAGTGGGTCAGAATTAAACCGATTGACCCAatcttatttaaataaaaatataaaataataaaaaatttaaaattaaaatttaaaatatatatcttCACTGCCATTTTAACAATAATCAAATCTCAAATTCTACAAATAACTAATACAAAGAAAATTCAATCAGCTAAACAGCAAGCTCCAATCAAAAAAATCACATAGCCTATCATCTAATCTAATGATAGTATCACATTAGGACATCACCTAATTAATTCACAGAGCCTATCATCTAACCATAGTatcagcaaattccaatcatCTAAACAGCAAGCATGAATCATACAAAAAAAACAGCAAGCATCAATCAGAAAGAAACCAGCAATCACAAAAGAATCCTAAAGAGCAAACGTCAACCAATCCTAAACAGCATCAACCAACCTAAACAGCAACCatcacaaaaagaaaaaaaaacaatcagaaaaaaaaaaccagcAACAATTAGAGAAAAAACAGCAAGAAAATCAACCATTGCAGTTACATAAAAACAGGATCAGCAGCAACAATCACCCAAAACATTAAACAATAATGattgaataactaaaaaaattaaaaaaaaaactcacctTGGCTGCACGCAGAGGGAGAGGACCGagcaagagaagagaagagagatgcAGAGGGAGACAGAGAGGAGACAAGAGGGCAGAGGGCCAGCAGTGACGGCGACGAGTAGAGAGGGAGGCAGCAGTGAATGATGGGCAGTGAGGGCGACGGGTAGAGAGGGAGGGAGCAGCGAGCAGTGAGGGCGAGCAGTGAGATGCGAGCAGCCGAGCACAGACGGAGGAGAGAGGCGAGACGCGAGCACACGACGCGGAGAATCCGGCGAGAGACGCGGCGGCGGCGGCGAGCGTGCGGTGGTGACGGTGAACCGAGGTGAGCTGagaatgagagagaaggagagatgGGGGTGGCGTGGGTATGCTTCAGGAGGAGTGAGAAGTGAGAAGTGAGAAGTGAGAAGTGAGATTAGGGTCTTAGACTTGGCGACTCCTTCGAACAAGGGGGCAAACTGCAAAGTGCAAAGAGTTTCGAATGG
The DNA window shown above is from Arachis ipaensis cultivar K30076 chromosome B08, Araip1.1, whole genome shotgun sequence and carries:
- the LOC107613252 gene encoding protein CLP1 homolog: MAMAHSGGASSSGVKQQVKLEKESELRIEVGNDAPLRLRLLNGNAEIFGTELAPEIWLNFPPRLKFAVFTWYGATIEMEGTTETDYTADETPMVSYVNVHAILEARRTRAKASSSGDSESSQGPRVIVVGPTDSGKSTLSRMLLSWAAKQGSKPTFVDLDIGQGSITIPGCIAATPIEMPIDPVEGITLEMPLVYFFGHTTPSNNVELYKVLVKELGGMLERQFAGNAESRASGMVINTMGWIEGVGYDLLLHATRTLKANVVLVLGQEKLYSMLRDVLKGEPKVDVVKLQRSGGVVSRNVKVRQKARSFRIREYFYGLLNDLSPHSNIANFSDLCVYRIGGGPQAPRSALPIGAEPVADPTRVVPVNINRDLLHMVLAVSFAKEPEEIISSNVAGFIYVTDVDIQRKKITYLAPSAGDLPSKFLILGSLTWLET